The following are from one region of the Gloeomargarita lithophora Alchichica-D10 genome:
- a CDS encoding GPW/gp25 family protein, producing the protein MNDPGHLGRGWAFPPGISPQGGIQLSAAAVNVREAIWIILTTELGERVYRSTFGCRLGELVFAPLNSQTLLLTRLYVEEALQAWEPRIILDQVVTLPEATLGRVVITINYRLKATYEPGSVVYPFYLNGGQ; encoded by the coding sequence ATGAACGACCCAGGGCATTTGGGACGGGGATGGGCGTTTCCGCCGGGGATTAGCCCCCAGGGGGGGATTCAACTGAGCGCAGCGGCGGTGAATGTGCGGGAGGCGATTTGGATTATCCTGACCACGGAGTTGGGGGAACGGGTGTATCGCAGTACCTTTGGCTGTCGGTTGGGGGAGTTGGTGTTTGCGCCGTTGAATAGCCAGACGTTGTTGCTGACCCGCCTGTATGTGGAAGAAGCCCTGCAAGCCTGGGAACCGCGGATTATCCTGGATCAGGTGGTGACGCTACCGGAGGCGACCTTGGGACGGGTGGTGATTACGATCAATTATCGTTTGAAGGCGACCTACGAGCCGGGGAGTGTGGTGTATCCCTTTTACCTGAATGGGGGGCAATGA
- a CDS encoding response regulator transcription factor codes for MLVERWPVPQGAEQSGRGCSLVLVTEDGVLAGWVREQVEPMPWRWVRAVNWVAQVTPQDVVLGELDLLWGQLPDLVGVPVVAVVEASVDLGAVLGQGVAGCIIRSGVRQQLGLALQMVLAGQVYLSRELLQRWLPGWSARGERLSRREQEVLLWLTQGEANDQIAQRLGITVATVKAHLTSIFSKLQVQNRTQAIVQAMRWGG; via the coding sequence ATGTTGGTTGAGCGGTGGCCGGTTCCCCAAGGGGCAGAGCAGTCTGGGCGGGGATGTTCCCTCGTTTTAGTGACTGAGGATGGGGTTTTGGCGGGTTGGGTACGGGAGCAGGTGGAGCCGATGCCCTGGCGCTGGGTGCGGGCGGTGAATTGGGTGGCGCAGGTGACCCCCCAGGATGTGGTGCTAGGGGAACTGGATTTGTTGTGGGGGCAATTGCCGGATTTGGTGGGGGTGCCGGTGGTGGCGGTGGTGGAAGCGTCGGTTGACCTGGGGGCGGTATTGGGGCAGGGGGTGGCGGGATGTATTATCCGCTCTGGGGTACGGCAACAGTTGGGTTTGGCTTTGCAGATGGTTTTGGCGGGGCAGGTGTATCTGAGTCGGGAATTGTTGCAACGCTGGTTGCCGGGGTGGTCGGCGCGGGGGGAGCGGCTGAGTCGGCGGGAACAGGAGGTGCTGCTCTGGTTGACCCAGGGGGAAGCCAATGACCAGATTGCCCAACGCTTGGGGATTACAGTAGCGACGGTGAAGGCGCATTTGACTTCGATTTTTAGTAAATTGCAGGTTCAGAACCGTACCCAGGCGATTGTCCAGGCGATGCGGTGGGGGGGATGA